In Luteimonas viscosa, the genomic window ATCTCGCCGACGCACGCGTGCTCGAGCGGCTCTACGCGGTGGAGAAGGGCAACATCGCGGTGTTCGGCTACGGCGTGAAGGGCATGGCGCTGTCGATGGTGGAGGCCGCGGTCGACATCACCGACGGACGCATCGCGGCGCGCGACCTGCACCGCATCGTGCAGATCGCCAAGGACATGCTGCGCCATCCGGTGGAACTGCTGCCGGGCGTTCGCGACGCGGTCGAGGCGATCGCCGCCGAGCACCCGGTGGTGCTGATCACCAAGGGCGACCTTTTCCACCAGGAGGCGAAGGTGCGCGACAGCGGCCTGTCCGACCTGTTCCGGCGCATCGAGATCGTCAGCGAGAAGGACATCGACGCCTATGCGCGGCTGCTCGAGGAATTCGCGGTGCCGGCGGACCGCTTCGTGATGGTCGGAAACTCGATGCGCTCCGACATCGTGCCGATCCTGCGGCTCGGAGGCTGGGGCGTGCACGTGCCCTACCACCTGACCTGGGCGCACGAGAACGAGGCCGACGATGTCGCCGGCCATCCGCGGCTGCGGCAGGTCGCCGACGCGACCGGGCTGCCGGCTGCGATCGGCGACATCGCGGCGTCCGCCGCGATGGCTACAATCGTCGAAGCCTGACAGCGGACGCCCCGATGCGCGCCTTCGTCCCCCTGGTCGCGATCCTCGCCCTGCTGCCCGGGCCCGTGCTGGTCCACGCCCAGGAAGTCGCGCAGAACCCGGCCACCGCGCCTGACGCGGAACCGGCGCCGCAAGCGCCGGCGCAACCGCGCACCGGCGACGCCTGGATCGACGCGCACCTGCTCGACATGGACCTCTATGCCGCGCGTTTCGCGGATGCCTTCGTGGACGAGATCGTGCGCTACCACGAGGCCCCGCGCGAACTGGTGGAAGCCGCGCTCGCCGGCGGCGGGTTGCGCCCGGGCGATGTCTATTTCGCCTGCGCGCTGGCGCAGGCGGGCGGCCGCTCCTGCAGAACCGTGCTGGAGGCGCGTCGCCAGGACCCTGCGGCCGGGTGGGAGGCGATCGCGGCCGGCCTGGAGGTCGCGCCGGCCGTCTACCGGCGCATCCGCGGCGACATCACCGAAAGCTACGTGCGCTGGGCCCGCCCCCTGGTCTCCGGCACGCCTTCGAACCCGTAGCGGGCCCGCGGCGGGTCCCGGTGCGCGGGCGTGGCCGTCATCGCGGCATCGCCCCGGGGTCCGTGGCGCGCTTCCGGCCCGCCTTCTCGCTACATAGACGACCGGCAGGCCTAAGGTGGCCGTCCCCGTTTCCGGATCCAGCAAGCGCATGATCGACGTGGCGATCGTCGGTGGCGGGCCCGCGGGCCTGACCGCCGCCACCTACCTGCGGCGCTTCCACCGCTCCTGCGTGGTGCTCGATGCCGGCGAAAGCCGCGCGCGCTGGATCCCGGAGAGCAACAACTGCCCCGGGTTCCCGGGCGGCGTGTCCGGGACCGAACTGCTGCGGCTGCTGCGGGAGCAGGCCCGCGAGTTCGAGGTGCCGGTCGAACCGGTGCGCGTGGAACGCGTGGCGCGCGACCGCGACGGCTTCGTCGTCCAGGGCGGGGGCCGCAGCTGGCACGCCCGCGTGGTGATGATCGCCACCGGCCTGCGCGACCGCCTGCCGGCCGCCTGGGCCGAGGACGCGCTCGCCTGCGGCGCGCTGCGGCTGTGCCCGATCTGCGATGCGTTCGAGGCCAGCGACCGGCGCATCGGCGTGTACGGTCCGGCCGATTCGGTCGGATCGCATGCCGGATTCCTGCTGGCGTTCTCCTCGTCGGTGTTCGCGCTTCCGGCCGATGGCGGCGATGGCGGAGCCGCGGGCGAGGCCGCGCGCCAGGCTGGCGTGCAGTGGCTCGGCGCGGGCGAACTGCAGTTCGACGGACGCCGTTGCAGCTACAAGGCGGTGGATGGCGAGGTTGCGCTGGACACGGTGTACTCCTACCTCGGTTTCGAAACCTCGGTGCCGCTCGATGGCCTCGACATCGAACGCACCCGCAGCGGCGAGATCGTGGTCGACCGCCACCAGCAGACGCACGTGCCGGGCCTGTATGCGATCGGCGACATCGTCGGCGGCCTGAACCAGATCGCGGTCGCGGTCGGGCAGGCGGCGATCGCCGCGACCCACGTGCACGGCGAGCTCGCCCCCGCCGCGCGCGGCGACGCGGAGTCCGCGCGGTGAACCCGGACATCATCGGCTGGCTCGCCTCGGCGATCCTGCTCGCGACCCTGGTGCGCCAGATCCGCAAGCAGGTGGAGGACGGCACCGGCGCGGGCGTTTCGCGCTGGCTGTTCATCGGCCAGAGCCTGGCCTCGGTCGGCTTCATCGCCTACAGCGTGCTGCTGGACAACTGGGTGTTCATCGTCACCAACAGCTGCATCCTGCTCACCGCGATCGTGGGGCAGTGGCTGCGGCCGAGGGGCACTGCCGACGCCCCTGGGCATTCAGAAAGATGAAGGCGAAGCCGTGTCGTGCTACCCCGGGGCGCGTTCTCACCTTCCAGACGCGGCTGCCGTTATCGTCTGCCGATGGCGACGCGCATCCACCACCTCCCCATGCAACCCGTCGCATGACGAACAGTTGCGCCTGTTGCACCTTCCCGGGGCGCGGCCGGCGCGTGCCCCTTGCCGGCGTTCGCGGTGCCCGAAGGCGCGCCATGGCCGGCGAGGGGTTCACGCTGCTCGAGCTCATCATCGCCGTGGCCGTGGTCGCGATCCTGGCGACGATCGCGCAGGCCCAGCTTTCCAGATACATGGAGGGCGCGCGGGTGGCGGTGGCCGTTGCGGACATCGCGGCCATGGAGCTGGAGATCCAGCGCTTCCAGGGTCTGCCGGGCGGCCCGTTGCCGGCGTCTCTCGCCGACATCGGCCGCGCAGGCTTGCTGGACCCATGGAAGCGCCCCTACCACTACACGAACCTGACCACCACAAACAAGGGCAAGGCGCGGAAGGATCGCCGGCTCAACCCGATCAACTCCGACTACGACCTGTTCAGCGCCGGCAAGAATGGCGTCTTCAAGCCGCAGGTGAGCCAGAAGGACAGCCTCGACGACGTGATCCGCGCGCGTGACGGCGCCTACATCGGCCTGGCCGAGGACTTCTGAGCCCTGCCATGGGGGTCGGTCCACGCCTGTCCACGGCGATCCTCGCCAGCCGCTTCGGCCGCCGCCTGTTCCTGCTGTTCTGCCTTGCCGCGCTGGTGCCGGCATCGGTCGTGTTCTGGATGACCTACCGCACCGCGACCGCGGACGCCGAGGCGTCGCGGGTGCAGGTGCTGCGCGACGGCGCCAAGAACTACGCGCTCGGGGTGTTCGAGCGGCTGCAGCTCGCCGACCAGGCGCTGGCGACGGTCGATGCGCTGGCGATCGCCGACGGCCGCGACGGCGAACTGCTCGCACTGTACTTCAGCGACGTCTCGGTGCGTCCGCGCCCGCCCGTCGGGCAGCTCCCGCCACGCCTGCAGGTGACGTCCGCGCCGGACGGCGCCAGGCCGCAGCTCCTGCGGGTGGATGGCGACCGCATGCTCGTGGCCACGCTCGCCCCGGGCTTCCTCTGGGGCGAGTCGGCCGAGATGAGCCAGGACATGCGGATCTGCGTCTACGACGCCCGTGAACGCATGTTCTGCGGCGGCCATCCCGGCACCGACCCCGACGATCGCCTGCTGACCGCGAACTGGGACCTGTTCCTGAAGGCCGGATTCGATGCGCCGGCGTGGACGGCCGTGTCGGTGGCGGGCGCCGGCCCCAGCCTGCTGCGCTATCGCGGCGTGGTGATACCGGCCGCGGCTGCGGTGCTGCTGCTCGCGCTGCTGCTGAGCTCGGTCCAGATCCGGCGCGTCCTGGTCCCGCTTTCGGACCTGCTGCGCCGGATCCAGCGGGTCGAGGGCGGCACCACTACCGTGGCCACGCAGGCGGGCGAGGACGAATTCGCCCTGCTCACGCGCACCTTCGATGCGATGCAACAGCGCATCGGGCGCCAGATCGACACGCTCCGCATCCTGTCGGACATCGACCGGCTGCTGCTCGGGGGGGCGTCGCTGGAGCAGCTGCTGGACCTGGTGGCGCGCCGCCTGCGCCATCTCGCCGGGCCGGCGACGATCTGCATCGTGGTGCCGCCACTGGACGCCGACAGCGCCACGATGCTGTGCCTGCTCCGTCGCGATGGCGACGCGGTGGAACAGCTGCCCTGTCCGGATCCGCGCGGCGGGCAGACGGGCTCGGCGCAGGGGCAATGGCTGGCCGTGGATGCCGTGGAGCCCGGCTGCGCGCGCGAGGCCTGCCTGGGCCATGGCGTGCGCGAGGTGTTCGCGCTGCTGCCCGCCGAGGCGCCGCGACCGGTGCAGGTGCTGCTCGGTTTCACGGCGCGGCCGCCGGCCTGGGAGCAGCCCCTGGCCCAGGCGGCAAAGCTGGCCGAGGCGATTCCGGTCGCGTTCGCGTTCGAGGAGCGACGCCGCCAGCTCGTGTTCCAGGCCAGGCACGATCCGCTGACCCAGTTGCCGAACCGGCTGGCGACGTTCGAGGCCGTCTCGCAGGCGATCGGCGACGCCGCGGCCGCGGGTACCCGGTTCGCGGTCGCGTTCCTCGACCTCGACCGCTTCAAGTCGATCAACGACGGCCTCGGCCACGGCTCGGGCGACGAACTGCTGGCGGGGGTCGGGCGGCGCATCCGCGACAGCCTGCCGGCGACGGACTTCGTGGGCCGCTTCGGTGGCGACGAGTTCTGCGTGATCCTCGCCGACGCCCGCAGCGACGCCGAGGCCGAGCAGGCGATGCGGCGGATCGTCGACGGGCTCTCGCGCCCGGTGAGCGCCGGCGGGCGCGAATTCGTGCAGGGCTTCAGCGCGGGCATCGCGTTCTACCCGGACCACGGCCGCGATGCCAGCACCCTGATCCACAACGCCGACCTGGCCATGTACCAGGGCAAGCGGGCCGGCGGGCGGGGGCTACGCGTCTTCGCGCCCGAGATGAACGCCGCGGCGCGGTCCAGGCTGCAGATGGAGAACGAACTGCGCGATGCGATCGCCGCAGGCGCGATCGAGGTCCATTACCAGGCACGCGTCGACAGCCGCGACGGACGCGTCGTCGGCGCCGAGGCGCTCGCGCGCTGGACCCATCCGCGCGCCGGCCCGATCCCGCCCGCGACCTTCATCGCCCTGGCCGAGGACACCGGCCTGATCGACGACCTCGGCGAGCTGGTGCTGCACAAGGCATGCGCGCAGCTGGCGGCGTGGACCGCATCGGGCCTGCGCCTGGCGCAGGTCTCGGTGAACGTGTCCGGCCACCAGCTGCGTTCGCGCCGGCTCGCCGAGACGGTGCGGCGCGCGGTCGAGGCAGCCGGCATCCCCGCTTCCGCGCTGGAACTCGAGATCACCGAGACGGCGCTGATCCTGGACCGCGAGGCCGGCGAGCAGCAGCTGCGACGCGTGCGCGAGTTCGGCGCCACCGTCGCGATCGACGATTTCGGCACCGGCTACTCCTCGCTGTCCTACCTGGCCGAGCTGCCGTTCGACACGCTGAAGATCGACCGCTCCTTCGTCTCCGGCATCGGCGATGGCGGCACGCCGATGGCGGCGATCGTCCGTGCGACGATCGGCCTGGCACGCGAACTCGGCAAGCACGTGGTCGCCGAAGGCGTGGAATCGATGCCGGACGTGGAGCAACTCGCACGATGGGGTTGCCACGTGATCCAGGGGTACGTGTATCACCGCCCGGCGGACGCGACCGCGTTCGCCGCGATGCTCCGGTCCGGTACGCCGCGCGGCTGAGCGAGGGCGCAGATGCCGGGCGCCCACCGGCCCGGGCGCGGAGCGTTCGACGCCATGGCGCCCGCGGGCGACAATGCCGGCGTCCGCGACCATCGCTTCCGCCATGACAGCCCCCGCCCAGACGAGCCCTCCGACGACGCCGGACGCGACTTCGATCCGCCTGTCGGTCGCCCCGATGATGGACTGGACCGACACCGACTGCCGCGTGTTCCACCGCTTGCTGGCGCCGCACGCGCGGCTGTATTCGGAGATGGTGCATGCGAATGCGGTGATCCATGGCGACCGGGCGAAGCTGCTGGCAATGGATCCGTCGGAGCATCCGGTCGCCCTCCAGCTCGGCGGCAGCGAGCCGGCGTTGCTGGCGCAGGCCGCGCGCATCGGCGCCGGGTACGGCTTCGACGAGATCAACCTCAACTGCGGCTGTCCCTCCGACCGGGTGCAGGCGGGCCGCTTCGGCGCATGCCTGATGCGCGAGCCGGCGCTGGTGGCCGAGGGCGTGGCGGCGATGATCGCGGCGGTCGGCACGCTGGAGCGTCCGGTGCCGGTGACGGTGAAGTGCCGGCTGGGGGTCGACGACGACCACGACTGGGATCGCTTCCGCGGTTTCGTCGACACCGTGGCCGACGCCGGCTGTCGCATGTTCGTGGTGCACGCGCGCAACGCCTGGTTGAAGGGGCTGTCGCCGAAGGAAAACCGCGAGGTGCCGCCGCTGCGCTACGACTGGGCCTGGCGGCTCAAGCGCGAGCGACCGGACCTGCAGGTGATCATCAACGGTGGCATCGCCTCGCTCGAGGAGGCGGTCGCGCACCTGGACCATGCGGACGGGGCGATGCTCGGTCGTGCCGCCTATCACGATCCCTATCTGCTGCACCGGCTCGACGTCGCCCTGTTCGGCGGCGCATTGCGGCCGCGCCAGGCGCTGCTGCGGGAACTGCGGCCGCATGTCGAGGCGCAGCTCGCGCGCGGGGTGCCGCTGCGCCACATCACCCGCCACGTCCTCGGCCTGTACCACGCCCAGCCCGGCGGGCGCGCGTTCCGCCAGGTGCTGAGCGAGGGCGCGCACCGGCCCGGGGCGGACTGGTCGCTGATCGAACGCGCGCTCGCGGCCACCCGCCCGTCGGCCGGGCTGGCGGCGTGATCACCCGCGACCTCGACGCGTTCCTGGCGCTTGCACGCGATACCGCGCCGGACTTCGGCCCGGGCACCGCGCGCGCCGCCTTCCTGGTCGCGCCGGACGGGTTCGCCCACGCGGTCGAATCCGCCAGCGACAACCGCTACATGGCCGCCGCGGCGGCATTCGAGCCCGGGCTGGCGATGCAGCAGCATCGCGCGCTGCACGCGGCGCTCTCCCGGCAGCTGCCGACCGTCTGCTTCGCAGGCGACGCCGGAACGCCCGACGCCGTGTTCCCGAACAACGTGTTCGCCAGCGCGCGCGCGGATGCCCGCAGCGGCGGTGCATTCGCGCCCCGGCTGGTGATCGGCCGCATGCGCCATCCGGTGCGCCGGCGCGAGGCGGCGCGGCAGGACATCCGCGGCTGGTTCCGCGAGGTGGCGGGGTATGCCGAACTCGACCTGTCGACGCAGCCGCACGCCTGCGAGCTCACCGGCGCGCTGGTGATCGATCGCGCCCGGGGCCTGGGCTACTGCGGCCTGTCCGAACGCTGCGATGCGGCCGGCGCCGCGCTGATGCACGAAGCGTTCGGCTTGCGCGCGACCCTGGCGTTCGACCTCGCCCCCGGCGAATACCACGCCAACGTGGTGCTGGCGGTGCTGGCCGGCCGCGCCGTGCTGGCCTGCCCGGAGGGATTCGCGGTACCCGCGGTCGCGCAGGCCATCGCCCGCCTCTACCCGCACGCAGCCCTGCTTTCGGCAGCCGAGCGCGACGCCTTTGCCGGCAATGCCATCGCCCTGGCCCCCGGCACCGTCTCGATGAGCGCCACCGCCGCGTGCGCGCTGCGGCCCGGCACGCGGCGCATGCTCGAAGCGGCGGGCTTCGCCACCTGCCAGGTAGACCTGTCGGCCATCGAGGCGGCGGGCGGTTCGCTGCGATGCTGCGTGGCCGAAGTGTTCTGATCCTTGCCCGGGATGAACCGCCGGGCGTTGGTGAAAGAAAAGTTAAGGGACGATTCACCGCCCGCCGCCAAGAATGCCGATCCACCCCCGCGAATGGGGCCTGCGCATCCGCGTGTCCGGGAATCCCGTTGAAATGAGAGTCCTGTCGTCCCGACCGAGCGTCCTCGTCCTGTCCGCCGTGCTCGTGCTCGCCGGCTGCGGGTCGGCGTGGGCGCAGCAGCCACCGCGTGAGCGGGGCGGGGCCGGACAGGAGGACGCGCGCGACCAGCGCATGCGGGAACCGCGGATGGCACCCCCCAACCGCAACCGCGATGCGCTGTCGGATTCGGTGCGGCGTTTCGAACGCAGCAACCGCGGCAGTCGCGTGCTCAGTGCCGAGCGCATGCAGGCCGACGGCCGCGACGTGAACCGGATCAAGGCCATGGACGACCGCGGTCGCGTGCGCATCTACGTCGACGATCCGCAGCGCCGGAGGCCCGAGCCGCCGCGGCGTCCGCCTACACGCGGCGACCACGACTGATCCTGCACTCTGTTCAGGAAAGTGCGGCCACACTGGCCGCATCCACTGATATGAACGGAGTCGTTCCATGCGCATCCTGCTCGTCGAAGACGAAGCTCCCCTGCGTGAAACCCTGGCCGCGCGCCTGAAGCGCGAGGGCTTTGCCGTGGACGCCGCCCAGGACGGCGAAGAGGGCCTCTACATGGGCCGCGAAGTGCCGTTCGACGTCGGCATCATCGACCTGGGCCTGCCGAAGATGTCTGGCATGGAACTGGTCAAGGCGCTGCGCGACGAGGGCAAGCAGTTCCCGGTGCTGATCCTGACCGCTCGCTCGAGCTGGCAGGACAAGGTCGACGGCCTCAAGCAGGGCGCCGACGACTACCTGGTCAAGCCTTTCCACGTCGAGGAACTGCTGGCGCGGATCAACGCCCTGGTGCGCCGCGCCGCAGGCTGGAGCAAGCCGACGCTGGAATGCGGTGCGGTGGTGCTCGACCTGGCCGCGCAGACGGTGACGGTCAACGGCCAGAACGTCGATCTGACCAGCTACGAGTACAAGGTGCTCGAGTACCTGATGATGCATGCCGGCGAGCTGGTGTCCAAGGCCGACCTGA contains:
- a CDS encoding HAD family hydrolase, with protein sequence MTTHSPIEMVGFDADDTLWRSEDYFHAAQDEFERIVGRHVDLADARVLERLYAVEKGNIAVFGYGVKGMALSMVEAAVDITDGRIAARDLHRIVQIAKDMLRHPVELLPGVRDAVEAIAAEHPVVLITKGDLFHQEAKVRDSGLSDLFRRIEIVSEKDIDAYARLLEEFAVPADRFVMVGNSMRSDIVPILRLGGWGVHVPYHLTWAHENEADDVAGHPRLRQVADATGLPAAIGDIAASAAMATIVEA
- a CDS encoding NAD(P)/FAD-dependent oxidoreductase, encoding MIDVAIVGGGPAGLTAATYLRRFHRSCVVLDAGESRARWIPESNNCPGFPGGVSGTELLRLLREQAREFEVPVEPVRVERVARDRDGFVVQGGGRSWHARVVMIATGLRDRLPAAWAEDALACGALRLCPICDAFEASDRRIGVYGPADSVGSHAGFLLAFSSSVFALPADGGDGGAAGEAARQAGVQWLGAGELQFDGRRCSYKAVDGEVALDTVYSYLGFETSVPLDGLDIERTRSGEIVVDRHQQTHVPGLYAIGDIVGGLNQIAVAVGQAAIAATHVHGELAPAARGDAESAR
- a CDS encoding type II secretion system protein, producing MAGEGFTLLELIIAVAVVAILATIAQAQLSRYMEGARVAVAVADIAAMELEIQRFQGLPGGPLPASLADIGRAGLLDPWKRPYHYTNLTTTNKGKARKDRRLNPINSDYDLFSAGKNGVFKPQVSQKDSLDDVIRARDGAYIGLAEDF
- a CDS encoding putative bifunctional diguanylate cyclase/phosphodiesterase, which produces MGVGPRLSTAILASRFGRRLFLLFCLAALVPASVVFWMTYRTATADAEASRVQVLRDGAKNYALGVFERLQLADQALATVDALAIADGRDGELLALYFSDVSVRPRPPVGQLPPRLQVTSAPDGARPQLLRVDGDRMLVATLAPGFLWGESAEMSQDMRICVYDARERMFCGGHPGTDPDDRLLTANWDLFLKAGFDAPAWTAVSVAGAGPSLLRYRGVVIPAAAAVLLLALLLSSVQIRRVLVPLSDLLRRIQRVEGGTTTVATQAGEDEFALLTRTFDAMQQRIGRQIDTLRILSDIDRLLLGGASLEQLLDLVARRLRHLAGPATICIVVPPLDADSATMLCLLRRDGDAVEQLPCPDPRGGQTGSAQGQWLAVDAVEPGCAREACLGHGVREVFALLPAEAPRPVQVLLGFTARPPAWEQPLAQAAKLAEAIPVAFAFEERRRQLVFQARHDPLTQLPNRLATFEAVSQAIGDAAAAGTRFAVAFLDLDRFKSINDGLGHGSGDELLAGVGRRIRDSLPATDFVGRFGGDEFCVILADARSDAEAEQAMRRIVDGLSRPVSAGGREFVQGFSAGIAFYPDHGRDASTLIHNADLAMYQGKRAGGRGLRVFAPEMNAAARSRLQMENELRDAIAAGAIEVHYQARVDSRDGRVVGAEALARWTHPRAGPIPPATFIALAEDTGLIDDLGELVLHKACAQLAAWTASGLRLAQVSVNVSGHQLRSRRLAETVRRAVEAAGIPASALELEITETALILDREAGEQQLRRVREFGATVAIDDFGTGYSSLSYLAELPFDTLKIDRSFVSGIGDGGTPMAAIVRATIGLARELGKHVVAEGVESMPDVEQLARWGCHVIQGYVYHRPADATAFAAMLRSGTPRG
- the dusA gene encoding tRNA dihydrouridine(20/20a) synthase DusA, whose protein sequence is MTAPAQTSPPTTPDATSIRLSVAPMMDWTDTDCRVFHRLLAPHARLYSEMVHANAVIHGDRAKLLAMDPSEHPVALQLGGSEPALLAQAARIGAGYGFDEINLNCGCPSDRVQAGRFGACLMREPALVAEGVAAMIAAVGTLERPVPVTVKCRLGVDDDHDWDRFRGFVDTVADAGCRMFVVHARNAWLKGLSPKENREVPPLRYDWAWRLKRERPDLQVIINGGIASLEEAVAHLDHADGAMLGRAAYHDPYLLHRLDVALFGGALRPRQALLRELRPHVEAQLARGVPLRHITRHVLGLYHAQPGGRAFRQVLSEGAHRPGADWSLIERALAATRPSAGLAA
- a CDS encoding arginine deiminase-related protein, with the protein product MITRDLDAFLALARDTAPDFGPGTARAAFLVAPDGFAHAVESASDNRYMAAAAAFEPGLAMQQHRALHAALSRQLPTVCFAGDAGTPDAVFPNNVFASARADARSGGAFAPRLVIGRMRHPVRRREAARQDIRGWFREVAGYAELDLSTQPHACELTGALVIDRARGLGYCGLSERCDAAGAALMHEAFGLRATLAFDLAPGEYHANVVLAVLAGRAVLACPEGFAVPAVAQAIARLYPHAALLSAAERDAFAGNAIALAPGTVSMSATAACALRPGTRRMLEAAGFATCQVDLSAIEAAGGSLRCCVAEVF
- a CDS encoding response regulator transcription factor, with the protein product MRILLVEDEAPLRETLAARLKREGFAVDAAQDGEEGLYMGREVPFDVGIIDLGLPKMSGMELVKALRDEGKQFPVLILTARSSWQDKVDGLKQGADDYLVKPFHVEELLARINALVRRAAGWSKPTLECGAVVLDLAAQTVTVNGQNVDLTSYEYKVLEYLMMHAGELVSKADLTEHIYQQDFDRDSNVLEVFIGRLRKKLDPEGALKPIETVRGRGYRFAIPRNGEG